One part of the Enterococcus sp. DIV1094 genome encodes these proteins:
- a CDS encoding DRTGG domain-containing protein has product MATKHDLILEYIESLPVGNRISVRSIAKELNVSEGTAYRAIKDAENIGLVSTIQRVGTIRIERKLKKNIERLTFGEVVRIIEGDVLGGSVGLDKVLNKFVIGAMTEHAMERYITPGSLMIVGNRTEVQKLALEDGAAVLITGGFDTTPEIAQLADQLAMPILRTTYDTFTVATMINRALSDQLIKKDIMLVGDIYLTTQKTHYLLQSDTVADYQRISEETQHSRFPVVNHHMRLMGIITAKDVVGKAPTQVIDRVMTKDPISVKKTMSVASVGHQMIWDGLEVMPVVSDDLTLEGLITRQDVMKAMQLVQRQPQIADTISDQISGGIQTIDTDREGNRLATPKFKFEVSPQMVTGVGTISFGVLSEIISDVAQKTMIMNQRRNILLEQMNLHYLRLIQIESELDIRPRVLEIGRRSAKLDIEVFIENTIVAKAIVVCQVMERS; this is encoded by the coding sequence ATGGCAACAAAACATGATCTGATTTTAGAATATATCGAAAGCCTGCCTGTGGGGAATCGAATATCGGTCCGGAGTATTGCGAAAGAATTGAATGTCAGCGAGGGGACGGCTTACCGAGCAATCAAAGATGCTGAAAACATCGGTCTGGTCTCAACGATCCAACGAGTGGGGACTATTCGGATCGAACGCAAGTTGAAGAAAAACATCGAACGTTTGACATTCGGCGAAGTCGTACGGATCATTGAAGGTGATGTCTTAGGCGGTTCGGTCGGCTTAGATAAAGTACTGAATAAATTTGTCATCGGTGCGATGACGGAACACGCCATGGAACGCTACATCACTCCTGGTTCATTGATGATCGTCGGTAACCGTACCGAAGTGCAAAAGTTAGCTCTTGAAGATGGCGCAGCGGTATTGATCACAGGTGGTTTTGATACGACGCCTGAGATTGCGCAATTAGCCGATCAGTTGGCTATGCCGATTTTACGTACGACTTATGATACGTTTACCGTAGCTACAATGATCAACCGAGCGCTTAGCGATCAACTGATCAAAAAAGATATCATGCTCGTTGGAGACATTTATTTGACGACTCAGAAAACACATTACTTGTTACAGTCTGACACGGTAGCCGACTATCAACGGATCTCAGAAGAAACGCAACATTCCCGTTTTCCGGTAGTCAATCATCATATGCGTTTAATGGGGATCATTACTGCAAAAGACGTCGTAGGAAAAGCGCCGACCCAAGTGATTGATCGTGTGATGACGAAAGACCCGATCAGTGTTAAGAAGACGATGAGTGTCGCTTCTGTCGGTCACCAAATGATCTGGGATGGCTTAGAAGTCATGCCTGTTGTTTCTGATGATTTGACCTTGGAAGGGTTGATTACACGACAAGATGTGATGAAGGCGATGCAACTGGTACAACGCCAACCGCAAATCGCTGATACGATCTCTGATCAGATTTCTGGAGGAATCCAAACGATCGATACAGATCGTGAGGGAAACCGCTTGGCTACCCCTAAGTTCAAATTTGAAGTTTCTCCACAAATGGTGACGGGAGTTGGAACGATTTCTTTTGGGGTATTAAGTGAGATCATCTCAGATGTTGCCCAAAAAACAATGATCATGAACCAACGCCGAAATATTTTGTTAGAGCAAATGAATCTGCATTACCTTCGTTTGATCCAGATCGAAAGTGAGCTAGATATTCGACCAAGAGTGTTAGAAATCGGTCGAAGATCTGCTAAACTTGATATAGAAGTGTTTATTGAAAATACGATCGTGGCTAAAGCCATTGTCGTCTGCCAAGTGATGGAACGTTCGTAG
- a CDS encoding DHH family phosphoesterase — translation MTIQEMILNEIKKYQKIVIHRHQRPDPDALGSQVGLAELLRNSFPDKDIRQVGKDVEGLLYLTEMQEIDDAFYKGALVIVTDTANAPRIDDKRYSLGEKVIKIDHHPNDEPYGDLLWVDTKASSCSEMIAEFALMFPDDLNMNSESARLLYAGIVGDTGRFLYPSTTGRTLEIAAVLRNYSFDASQLNREIEQITMKVAKLSGCVYQTIEVDETGAGKVILSQELLGKYGIDDSETASVVSLPGVIDEVLAWAIFVEQPEGYYRVRLRSKGPVINEIAKRHHGGGHPLASGANARDLEEVAEIYKEIQVACSNYSR, via the coding sequence ATGACTATACAAGAAATGATTTTGAATGAAATCAAAAAATATCAAAAAATCGTGATTCACCGCCACCAAAGACCTGATCCAGATGCTTTAGGGTCACAAGTCGGATTGGCCGAATTATTACGTAACAGTTTTCCAGATAAAGACATTCGCCAAGTTGGAAAAGACGTGGAAGGGTTGCTTTATTTAACAGAAATGCAAGAAATCGACGATGCTTTTTACAAAGGTGCATTAGTCATTGTCACAGATACAGCAAATGCACCACGAATCGATGATAAGCGTTACTCGTTAGGCGAAAAGGTGATCAAAATCGATCATCACCCGAACGACGAACCTTATGGAGATTTGCTTTGGGTGGACACGAAAGCCAGCAGTTGTAGTGAAATGATTGCAGAATTTGCTTTGATGTTTCCTGATGATTTGAATATGAACAGTGAATCTGCCCGTTTATTGTATGCAGGAATCGTTGGAGATACAGGAAGATTTTTATACCCTTCAACCACAGGTCGCACATTAGAAATTGCGGCAGTTTTAAGAAACTACTCGTTCGATGCGAGCCAACTGAATCGTGAAATCGAGCAGATCACTATGAAAGTAGCAAAATTATCCGGTTGTGTCTATCAGACGATCGAAGTCGATGAAACAGGCGCCGGAAAAGTGATCTTGTCACAAGAGTTATTAGGAAAGTATGGCATTGATGATTCAGAGACCGCTTCTGTTGTCTCTTTACCAGGTGTCATTGATGAAGTGTTAGCTTGGGCAATTTTTGTGGAGCAACCAGAAGGCTATTATCGTGTCCGCTTACGTTCAAAAGGCCCAGTGATCAATGAGATCGCAAAACGACATCATGGTGGCGGGCATCCTTTGGCGAGTGGCGCAAATGCTCGTGATCTTGAAGAAGTGGCAGAGATCTACAAGGAAATACAAGTTGCGTGTAGCAATTATTCGCGATAA
- a CDS encoding zinc ribbon domain-containing protein YjdM, which yields MTVPNCPVCGSEYAYEDRGLLICPECGNEWTPSEESETEAEGLVVLDANGNRLADGDRVTVIKDLKVKGASSPIKQGTKVKNIRLVEGDHNIDCKIDGFGPMKLKSEFVKKG from the coding sequence ATGACAGTACCAAATTGCCCAGTATGTGGCTCAGAATATGCGTATGAAGATCGAGGATTATTGATTTGTCCTGAATGTGGCAATGAATGGACCCCTTCAGAAGAATCAGAAACAGAAGCAGAAGGTTTGGTCGTTCTCGATGCAAATGGGAATCGTTTAGCCGACGGTGATCGCGTGACCGTTATCAAAGATTTAAAAGTGAAAGGTGCATCTTCACCAATCAAACAAGGCACAAAAGTGAAGAATATCCGTTTAGTTGAAGGCGACCATAATATCGATTGCAAGATCGACGGGTTTGGTCCGATGAAGCTGAAATCAGAATTTGTTAAAAAAGGATAA
- a CDS encoding zinc metallopeptidase yields the protein MYGYGLYGFLDPTFLLVIAGLAISGIASAYVNSTFRKYDKIRSTNNVTGTQAAQFILQSQKINNVGVQQIAGDLTDNYNSGNKTLSLSQATAQSTSVAAIGVAAHECGHAVQDAVGYAPLKIRASLVPVANFGSMISFPLIMVGVLLSWNATLINIGIFAFSLALLFQLVTLPVEFNASRRAIQILSEGGLLTEEEVPMAKHVLFAAALTYVAAAPSTFLQLLRLILIFGGNRRD from the coding sequence ATGTATGGATATGGTTTATATGGTTTTTTAGATCCAACGTTTCTTTTAGTTATTGCTGGATTAGCTATCTCTGGGATCGCTTCTGCGTACGTCAACAGTACCTTTCGTAAATACGATAAAATCAGAAGCACAAACAATGTGACAGGGACACAAGCTGCACAGTTCATCTTACAAAGTCAAAAAATCAATAATGTAGGCGTTCAACAAATTGCCGGTGATTTGACAGACAATTATAACTCAGGCAATAAAACATTGAGTTTGTCGCAAGCTACTGCACAATCAACGTCAGTTGCTGCCATCGGTGTGGCTGCCCATGAGTGTGGGCATGCAGTCCAAGATGCTGTAGGATATGCTCCTTTGAAAATCAGAGCATCTCTAGTGCCTGTTGCCAATTTTGGCTCGATGATTTCATTTCCGCTTATTATGGTGGGCGTATTGCTTAGTTGGAATGCAACATTGATCAATATCGGGATCTTTGCCTTTTCATTGGCACTTTTATTTCAACTTGTTACGCTACCAGTAGAATTCAATGCGTCAAGAAGAGCCATCCAAATTTTAAGTGAAGGTGGCTTGCTGACAGAAGAAGAGGTACCAATGGCAAAACATGTGCTATTTGCGGCTGCCTTGACCTACGTTGCAGCAGCGCCATCTACTTTCTTGCAATTACTACGATTGATTTTGATCTTCGGTGGTAATCGCCGAGACTAG
- a CDS encoding ISL3 family transposase: MENSIKKMLRLTDKYLTIQDVSYETFHQTNTLVIDAVLAPPTSACLTCGSAVRDSKGKTVIVKNGKKMTCIRFDQFNHLPLIMRLKKQRYHCRNCHTHWTAQSYFVRPNHSIAEHVKMKIIALLTEKVSLSFIAKHCQVSIPTVTRILKSLKTYLPKQAKRHLPKVLMVDEFRSHVSSEDKMSFICADGETGQLVDILPTRKLSRLTTYFQTCVNPSDVDYLVTDMNAAYFQLTKKVFPHAKLVIDRFHVIKHMNQAFQDFRVREMKRLIASGNRTMPRKLKSHWRLLTKNRKNINHTEYKTWRSFRAPKYPYLTEAMVLDRLLSASTALKVAYQAFHELADAFRDKDHESFFTLLHQLPETLDKEFRLKLQNLLSYEEGIRHSLIYPYSNGKIEAKNTHIKTLKRVSYGFKSFENMRIRIFLTNQVIHVK, translated from the coding sequence ATGGAAAATTCTATCAAAAAAATGCTCCGATTAACAGATAAATATTTAACCATCCAAGATGTTTCTTACGAAACGTTCCATCAAACCAATACTTTAGTTATTGACGCAGTGTTAGCTCCTCCTACTTCTGCTTGTTTGACTTGTGGCTCTGCCGTGAGAGATTCGAAGGGGAAAACGGTCATTGTCAAAAATGGCAAGAAAATGACCTGCATTCGTTTCGATCAATTCAACCATTTACCGCTAATCATGCGGCTGAAGAAACAACGTTATCACTGTAGAAACTGCCATACCCATTGGACAGCCCAAAGCTATTTTGTTCGGCCAAATCATTCGATTGCCGAGCATGTAAAAATGAAAATCATTGCTTTACTCACCGAAAAGGTCTCCTTATCTTTTATCGCAAAGCATTGCCAGGTGTCTATTCCAACGGTGACGCGTATTTTGAAGTCGTTAAAAACCTATTTACCAAAACAAGCCAAGCGCCACCTGCCCAAAGTATTGATGGTCGATGAATTTCGTTCCCATGTATCCTCAGAAGATAAGATGAGTTTTATTTGTGCCGATGGGGAAACCGGGCAATTAGTTGATATCTTACCCACTCGAAAATTGTCTCGGTTGACCACTTATTTCCAGACATGTGTGAATCCATCTGACGTCGACTATTTAGTTACTGATATGAATGCGGCGTATTTTCAACTAACAAAAAAAGTATTTCCTCATGCCAAACTGGTCATTGATCGTTTTCATGTGATCAAACACATGAATCAAGCGTTCCAAGATTTTCGTGTCCGTGAAATGAAACGCCTGATTGCTTCGGGCAATCGGACAATGCCAAGGAAATTAAAAAGCCATTGGCGCTTACTCACCAAAAATCGGAAGAATATCAACCACACAGAATATAAAACTTGGCGTAGCTTTCGTGCCCCAAAGTATCCTTACCTGACAGAAGCCATGGTGCTTGACCGTTTATTAAGTGCTTCAACTGCCTTGAAAGTCGCCTATCAAGCGTTCCATGAACTAGCGGATGCCTTTCGTGACAAAGACCACGAGTCATTTTTCACTCTCTTGCATCAGTTACCAGAAACATTAGATAAAGAATTTCGGCTAAAACTACAAAATCTTCTGAGCTATGAAGAAGGGATTCGTCATTCTTTGATTTATCCTTACTCTAATGGGAAAATTGAAGCAAAAAACACCCACATCAAAACACTCAAACGAGTGTCTTATGGCTTTAAATCATTTGAGAACATGCGCATCCGAATCTTTTTGACGAATCAAGTCATTCACGTCAAATAA
- a CDS encoding helix-turn-helix domain-containing protein → MLIDAKKKELLVLYTISQKSQCTLKELADELAIPKRTIKELIRKLNTTIEQQLNTSSFISSTHKGEITISDDYQEIKMMIYHKIKLLYLKESNRFNYLLLMVNYPKTYVPKKYLLEQLYISPSYLEKLTRQLNETLQDFEIEIVSSHGCYLFKGNELFIRLYLFFILSDAFQGLEWPFDKFKLSQLKREKRL, encoded by the coding sequence ATGTTAATCGACGCTAAAAAGAAAGAGTTATTAGTCCTCTATACGATTTCGCAAAAAAGTCAATGTACGTTGAAAGAACTGGCAGATGAATTAGCTATTCCTAAACGGACGATCAAAGAATTGATCCGAAAATTGAATACGACGATTGAACAGCAATTGAATACCTCTTCCTTTATCTCCTCTACACATAAAGGGGAAATAACGATAAGCGATGACTACCAAGAAATAAAAATGATGATTTATCATAAGATCAAACTTCTTTATTTAAAAGAGTCCAACCGTTTCAACTACTTATTACTTATGGTCAATTATCCAAAAACGTATGTTCCAAAAAAATATTTACTGGAACAACTGTACATATCGCCCTCTTATCTAGAAAAATTAACACGCCAATTGAATGAGACACTTCAAGATTTCGAGATCGAGATTGTTTCGTCCCACGGCTGTTACTTGTTCAAAGGAAATGAATTATTTATCCGGCTCTATCTATTTTTTATTTTATCTGACGCATTCCAAGGATTGGAATGGCCGTTTGATAAATTTAAATTGAGTCAATTAAAAAGAGAGAAGCGATTATAA
- a CDS encoding TetR/AcrR family transcriptional regulator: MGRVTNFSKEYLLFKSMVYAEENGLSTITARSLASFCGCSTYPIYAHFKSIRILKEKIIEEITICFDRYLAEYVIDDFFSIVHLLKEFFSIHESIRGVVIKSELDMASLFKRTFSEFVREHTGIKEAYLLELLWLNALGSLNSDKSSKEFFETMTLIWNKLAELEDDLPEMLTNIQYAPIG, from the coding sequence GTGGGAAGAGTGACGAACTTTAGTAAAGAGTATTTACTATTCAAGAGCATGGTATATGCTGAAGAAAATGGGTTATCGACAATTACAGCAAGAAGTTTAGCTTCTTTTTGTGGATGTTCTACTTACCCGATCTATGCACATTTTAAATCAATCCGTATTTTAAAAGAAAAAATTATCGAAGAGATTACGATCTGTTTTGATCGATACTTAGCAGAATATGTCATTGACGATTTTTTTAGTATCGTTCATTTATTAAAGGAATTTTTCTCGATTCATGAGAGTATCAGAGGGGTAGTCATCAAATCTGAATTAGATATGGCCTCCTTGTTCAAACGTACCTTCTCAGAATTTGTTAGAGAGCATACGGGGATCAAAGAAGCTTATTTACTCGAACTACTTTGGTTGAACGCATTAGGAAGTTTGAATTCAGACAAGTCTTCAAAAGAATTTTTCGAAACAATGACGTTGATTTGGAATAAATTAGCAGAGTTAGAAGACGATTTGCCTGAAATGCTAACAAATATCCAATATGCTCCGATTGGTTGA
- a CDS encoding helix-turn-helix domain-containing protein, with product MNTEKLLGLYPNAQKKNAPSPDEHILSLIVEDYFLWIDKNSLSAQEENLLKALFQTTYSLENHPWFHYLFEEQAYVSEESCRIIQLHLEKRAEFLQKEWQETIAELFPEALDFFLYTETDGLIIERKHPNYLNTADLKGIFLSLDVDFDLTTQAFVGSFHTSGQNLTAMFDEERKIFLNKQTQIQVSDQTTSIQELALYYYTKELVTSSQLTNEYQEIIRGFKMEEIIIELWKNFGNISSAAKQLFMHRNTLQYRIEKFDEQTGFNLKKADDLLFCYLLLLHT from the coding sequence ATGAACACAGAAAAGTTACTTGGATTGTATCCAAATGCACAAAAAAAGAATGCACCTTCTCCTGATGAGCACATTCTTTCTCTAATTGTGGAAGACTATTTTTTATGGATCGACAAGAACTCTTTGTCTGCTCAAGAAGAGAATCTTTTGAAAGCGTTATTCCAAACAACCTATTCATTAGAAAATCATCCTTGGTTTCATTATTTATTTGAGGAGCAGGCGTACGTATCTGAAGAAAGTTGCCGGATCATCCAGTTACATCTTGAAAAAAGAGCAGAGTTTTTACAAAAAGAGTGGCAAGAAACGATCGCTGAACTCTTTCCGGAAGCACTTGATTTTTTTCTCTATACGGAAACAGATGGGTTGATCATTGAAAGAAAACACCCCAATTATTTGAATACTGCGGATCTAAAAGGCATCTTTTTATCTCTTGATGTCGATTTTGATCTGACGACACAAGCATTTGTGGGTTCATTCCACACATCTGGACAAAATCTAACCGCCATGTTTGATGAAGAGCGAAAGATTTTTTTGAACAAACAAACGCAGATACAGGTCTCCGATCAAACGACCTCTATTCAAGAACTTGCCTTATATTACTATACTAAAGAGCTAGTCACTTCTAGCCAACTCACCAACGAGTATCAAGAAATAATCCGAGGATTTAAAATGGAAGAGATCATCATTGAACTTTGGAAAAATTTCGGAAATATCAGTTCAGCTGCTAAACAGCTATTCATGCATCGGAACACCCTGCAATATCGGATTGAAAAATTTGACGAACAAACAGGCTTTAATTTAAAAAAAGCGGATGATTTACTCTTTTGTTATCTTCTTTTGTTACACACGTGA
- the tadA gene encoding tRNA adenosine(34) deaminase TadA: protein MRVAIEEAKKAEALAEVPIGAIVVHEGQIIGRGHNLRETTQNATTHAEMIAIQEACEAIGSWRLGETQLYVTLEPCPMCSGAMILSRVKEVYFGAFDPKGGTAGTLMNLLEDERFNHQAYVEGGILEEECGELLSAFFRNLRAKKKKSKKD from the coding sequence ATGCGTGTGGCGATCGAAGAAGCAAAAAAAGCAGAAGCTCTGGCAGAAGTACCGATTGGTGCCATCGTCGTCCATGAAGGTCAGATCATCGGGCGGGGACATAATTTAAGAGAGACAACGCAAAATGCCACGACCCATGCGGAGATGATAGCGATCCAAGAAGCATGTGAGGCGATAGGAAGTTGGCGTTTAGGAGAGACACAATTATATGTCACGTTAGAGCCTTGCCCGATGTGTAGTGGTGCTATGATTCTTTCCCGAGTAAAAGAAGTTTACTTTGGCGCCTTTGATCCAAAAGGAGGAACCGCCGGAACGTTGATGAATTTACTCGAAGATGAGCGTTTCAATCATCAAGCTTATGTAGAGGGTGGTATTTTAGAAGAAGAATGTGGGGAACTTTTATCAGCGTTTTTTAGGAATTTACGCGCGAAAAAAAAGAAATCAAAAAAGGACTAG
- a CDS encoding bifunctional metallophosphatase/5'-nucleotidase, producing the protein MEEIVLLHTNDLHSHLENWPRIRRYLEQKKRENEKKSNTTTITVDLGDFVDRWHPLSEATNGHANVELMNAVGYDAATIGNNEGVGNSKNELNHLYDHANFDVLLSNLFDKNTLQPPEWTKPYKIIETEQGTKVGLIAFTAPFPLTYSPNGWDIRQPYDLLPELVEQLRPQVDVLVLMSHLGIQDDLQIAKEIPAINVILGSHTHHLFIDGKVVNEVQLAAAGKFGQYVGEVHLTVENKKIIAHYAKAIATESMTAFLEDEEEITGYLQQGHALLAQKKVADLPFDLSLDPFAEHSFIQIALEAVKERGNTEAAFLNSGLFLNSIPKGLVDQDQLHSALPHPMHLINVTLKGSDMIRLVLEIEKSRLFLRNFPIKGMGFRGRIFGEILYSGITYDPVNRAVLWKNKPIEGEKSYTVTTVDHLMFVPFFPTIEIVGQVEFLFPEFIRTVVGDYLNAHYPTNEKEGIIEE; encoded by the coding sequence ATGGAAGAAATCGTTCTTTTACACACGAATGACTTGCATTCTCATCTTGAAAATTGGCCAAGGATCAGACGATACCTTGAGCAAAAAAAACGTGAAAATGAGAAAAAAAGCAACACAACAACAATTACGGTAGATCTCGGAGATTTTGTTGATCGCTGGCATCCTCTATCAGAAGCGACAAATGGTCATGCGAATGTTGAACTAATGAATGCAGTCGGATATGACGCAGCAACGATAGGTAATAATGAAGGTGTGGGCAATTCAAAAAATGAATTGAATCATTTATATGACCATGCAAACTTCGATGTGCTGCTCAGCAACTTATTCGATAAGAATACCTTGCAACCTCCTGAGTGGACAAAACCGTATAAAATCATCGAAACCGAGCAAGGAACAAAAGTCGGTTTGATCGCTTTTACTGCGCCGTTCCCATTGACTTATAGTCCAAATGGTTGGGATATCCGTCAGCCTTATGACCTCTTGCCTGAACTAGTTGAGCAATTGCGTCCGCAAGTAGACGTTCTTGTTTTGATGAGCCATTTAGGCATCCAAGATGACTTACAAATTGCTAAAGAGATTCCTGCAATCAATGTGATTTTAGGGTCACATACGCATCATCTTTTTATTGATGGGAAAGTTGTCAATGAGGTCCAATTAGCCGCTGCCGGAAAATTTGGACAATATGTTGGAGAAGTGCATCTTACAGTGGAAAATAAAAAAATCATCGCGCACTATGCCAAAGCGATTGCGACAGAGTCAATGACAGCATTTTTGGAAGATGAAGAAGAAATCACTGGTTATCTTCAACAAGGACATGCACTTTTGGCACAAAAGAAAGTCGCTGATCTCCCATTTGACTTATCGCTTGATCCGTTTGCTGAACATTCCTTTATCCAAATTGCGTTAGAAGCAGTGAAAGAAAGAGGAAACACAGAAGCAGCGTTTTTAAATAGTGGGTTGTTTTTGAACAGCATACCCAAAGGTCTGGTCGATCAAGATCAACTCCATAGTGCGTTGCCTCATCCGATGCATTTGATCAACGTCACGTTGAAAGGATCGGATATGATTCGTTTAGTGTTAGAAATCGAAAAAAGCCGACTCTTTTTAAGAAATTTCCCCATTAAAGGGATGGGATTTCGTGGACGTATATTTGGCGAGATCCTCTATAGCGGAATCACTTATGATCCGGTCAATCGAGCGGTTCTTTGGAAAAACAAACCGATTGAGGGAGAAAAGAGCTATACCGTTACTACGGTGGACCATTTGATGTTTGTTCCTTTTTTCCCAACGATTGAAATTGTCGGACAGGTCGAGTTTTTGTTCCCTGAATTTATCCGTACAGTAGTGGGAGACTACCTAAATGCTCACTACCCAACCAATGAAAAAGAAGGTATAATAGAGGAATAG
- a CDS encoding YutD family protein, producing MSTKQNKQHTSDKKESQKTADQSNEQTVTEEVTAVLEEIIEETKPEKIKGEIVTLTDETNLLIGDRPYRIVMDYREGFNAEKLGERYSEVLSRYDYIVGDWGYEQLRLKGFFDATNRRAHPDQRIDALEDYLYEYCNFGCAYFVIERVGGKKEKNTQRRKKKKNQNRNNQAHIDEKKAPVESMRKQPVIKNRKPASNKTTTKTTEKAAERPTKSTSKKNFTIRQREE from the coding sequence ATGTCGACGAAACAAAATAAACAACATACTAGTGACAAAAAAGAGAGTCAAAAAACGGCCGATCAATCAAACGAACAAACAGTGACTGAAGAAGTGACGGCGGTTTTAGAAGAAATAATCGAAGAAACGAAACCTGAGAAAATCAAAGGAGAAATCGTCACATTGACAGATGAAACGAATCTTTTGATCGGTGATCGACCTTATCGCATCGTCATGGATTATCGAGAGGGTTTCAATGCTGAGAAGCTTGGTGAAAGATATAGCGAAGTGCTTTCCAGATACGACTACATCGTAGGAGACTGGGGCTATGAACAGCTACGTTTGAAAGGCTTTTTTGATGCCACGAATCGACGTGCTCACCCAGATCAGCGAATCGATGCATTAGAAGATTATTTATACGAATATTGTAATTTTGGTTGTGCGTATTTTGTCATTGAACGAGTTGGCGGGAAAAAAGAAAAAAATACCCAACGACGTAAAAAGAAAAAAAATCAAAATCGCAACAATCAAGCGCACATCGATGAGAAAAAAGCACCAGTTGAATCGATGCGTAAACAACCTGTAATCAAAAATCGTAAACCAGCAAGCAATAAAACAACAACAAAAACAACTGAAAAAGCGGCAGAACGTCCAACAAAATCAACTTCTAAGAAAAATTTTACTATTAGACAAAGGGAAGAATGA
- a CDS encoding TIGR01457 family HAD-type hydrolase, translating into MNYKGYLIDLDGTIYRGTEPIPAGKRFVEQLQEKGLPFLFVTNNTTKTPETVAHRLATEFDIHVSPETIYTASLATIDFMKSDAKGNKVFVIGEAGLTDLILDAGFVWEEEQPDYVVVGLDNHLTYEKVVTATLAIQKGATFIGTNPDKNIPTERGLLPGAGSVVSFVETATQKTPIYIGKPEAIIMDKAVEILGLNKEEVIMVGDNYETDIQAGIRNGIDTLLVLSGFTKEEDLSHLPTPATFVMQSLDEWSF; encoded by the coding sequence ATGAATTATAAAGGCTATTTGATCGATTTAGACGGAACGATTTATCGAGGAACAGAACCGATCCCCGCAGGTAAACGCTTTGTCGAGCAGTTACAAGAAAAGGGACTTCCCTTTTTATTCGTAACCAATAATACAACGAAAACACCTGAAACAGTGGCACATCGTTTAGCAACAGAGTTTGATATCCATGTGTCACCAGAAACAATCTATACTGCTTCTTTAGCGACGATCGATTTCATGAAATCAGACGCGAAAGGCAATAAAGTGTTCGTAATCGGCGAAGCTGGCTTGACGGATTTGATCTTGGATGCGGGCTTTGTTTGGGAAGAAGAGCAGCCAGACTATGTCGTAGTAGGGTTAGACAATCACTTGACCTACGAAAAAGTAGTGACAGCAACGTTAGCGATCCAAAAAGGAGCAACGTTTATCGGTACGAATCCTGATAAGAACATTCCAACAGAAAGAGGATTGTTACCTGGGGCAGGTTCCGTTGTGTCCTTTGTAGAAACAGCGACACAAAAGACGCCTATCTATATCGGAAAACCAGAAGCAATCATCATGGATAAAGCGGTGGAGATTTTAGGGTTGAACAAAGAAGAAGTCATCATGGTAGGAGATAATTATGAGACAGATATCCAAGCGGGGATTCGTAATGGAATCGATACACTGCTTGTACTATCAGGTTTTACTAAAGAAGAAGACTTGTCACATCTGCCAACTCCTGCGACTTTCGTCATGCAATCTCTAGATGAATGGAGTTTCTAA
- a CDS encoding TIGR01906 family membrane protein: MKNKRWQWVEYAGFVSLFLTLITLAITLTINFRPLYVFDIGHLNILEYTSLDQATLLKNYDQLMMYLNNPFEQVLALPDFPMSASGLHHFYEVKLLFMVNYAVLLLTLIPSGLFLRQLKKDQRLWRLIRPFQIGMIVPFVFGFFMLIGFDRFFIVFHETFFNNDDWLFDPRTDPIINVLPEQYFMHCFILFFVLIELLFALMVFIGKRELKKGKS, from the coding sequence ATGAAAAACAAACGATGGCAATGGGTGGAATATGCAGGGTTTGTTAGTTTGTTCCTGACATTGATCACTTTAGCAATTACACTAACGATCAATTTTCGGCCACTTTATGTGTTTGATATCGGACATCTGAATATTTTAGAATACACCTCGTTGGATCAGGCCACATTACTCAAAAATTATGATCAGTTGATGATGTATTTAAATAATCCTTTTGAACAAGTCTTGGCACTTCCAGACTTTCCCATGTCAGCGAGTGGCTTACATCATTTTTATGAAGTAAAGTTATTATTCATGGTCAATTATGCGGTATTACTGCTTACGTTGATTCCTAGCGGCTTGTTTCTTCGTCAACTGAAGAAAGATCAACGCTTGTGGCGATTGATTCGTCCGTTTCAAATCGGCATGATCGTACCATTTGTTTTTGGTTTTTTCATGCTGATCGGCTTTGATCGTTTTTTCATTGTGTTTCACGAAACATTTTTCAACAATGATGATTGGTTGTTCGATCCTCGGACAGACCCCATTATCAATGTCTTACCTGAGCAATACTTCATGCATTGCTTCATTTTGTTTTTCGTGCTGATTGAATTACTATTCGCTTTGATGGTATTCATAGGCAAAAGAGAACTGAAAAAAGGCAAGAGTTAA